A genomic region of Tamandua tetradactyla isolate mTamTet1 chromosome 2, mTamTet1.pri, whole genome shotgun sequence contains the following coding sequences:
- the LOC143674850 gene encoding exportin-T — translation MDEQALLGLNPNADSDFRQRALAYFEQLKISPDAWQVCAEALAQRTYSDDHIKFFCFQVLEHQVKYKYSELTTVQQQLIRETLISWLQAQMLNPQPEKTFIRNKAAQVFALLFVTEYLTKWPKFFFDILSVVDLNPRGVDLYLRILMAIDSELVDRDVVHTSEEARRNTLIKDTMREQCIPNLVESWYQILQNYQYTNSEVTCQCLEVVGAYVSWIDLSLIANDRFINMLLGHMSIEVLREEACDCLFEIVNKGMDPVDKMKLVESLCQVLQSAGFFSIEQEEDVDFLARFSKLVNGMGQSLIVSWTKLIKNGDIKNAQEALQAVENKVALLLQLLIHEDDDISSNIIGFCYDYLHILKQLTVLSDQQKANVEAIMLAVMKKLTYDEEYNFENEGEDEAMFVEYRKQLKLLLDRLAQVSPELLLASVRRVFSSTLQNWQTTRFMEVEVAIRLLYMLAEALPVSHGAHFSGDVSKASALQDMMRTLVTSGVSSYQHTSVTLEFFETVVRYEKFFTVEPQHIPCVLMAFLDHRGLRHSSAKVRSRTAYLFSRFVKSLNKQMNPFIEDILNRIQDLLELSPPENGYRSLLSSDDQLFIYETAGVLIVNSEYPAERKQALMRSLLTPLMEKFKILLEKLMLAQDEERQASLADCLNHAVGFASRTSKAFSNKQTVKQCGCSEVYLDCLQTFLPALSCPLQKDILRSGVRTFLHRMIICLEEEVLPYIPSASEHMLKDCEAKDLQEFIPLINQITAKFKIQVSPFLQQMFMPLLHAIFEVLLRPAEENDQSAALEKQMLRRSYFAFLQTFTGSGMSEVIANQGAENVERVLVTVIQGAVEYPDPIAQKTCFIILSKLVELWGGKDGPVGFADFVYKHIVPACFLAPLKQTFDLADAQTVLALSECAVTLKTIHLKRGPECVQYLQQEYLPSLQVAPEILQEFCQALQQPDAKVFKNYLKVFFQRAKP, via the coding sequence ATGGATGAACAGGCTCTTTTAGGGCTAAATCCCAATGCTGATTCAGACTTTAGACAAAGGGCCCTGGCCTACTTTGAACAGTTAAAGATCTCCCCAGATGCCTGGCAGGTGTGTGCAGAAGCTCTAGCCCAGAGAACATATAGTGATGATCACATAAAGTTTTTCTGCTTTCAAGTACTAGAACATCAAGTTAAATACAAATACTCAGAACTGACTACTGTTCAACAACAGCTAATTAGGGAGACGCTCATTTCTTGGCTTCAAGCTCAGATGCTGAATCCCCAACCGGAGAAGACTTTTATACGAAATAAAGCAGCCCAAGTCTTCGCCTTGCTCTTTGTTACAGAATATCTGACTAAATGGCCCAAGTTTTTTTTTGACATTCTCTCAGTAGTGGACCTAAATCCAAGAGGCGTAGATCTGTACCTCCGAATCCTCATGGCTATTGATTCAGAGTTGGTGGATCGTGATGTGGTACATACGTCAGAGGAGGCTCGTAGGAATACCCTAATAAAAGATACCATGAGGGAGCAGTGCATTCCAAATCTGGTGGAATCGTGGTACCAAATCTTACAGAATTATCAATATACTAATTCAGAAGTGACATGTCAGTGCCTTGAAGTAGTTGGAGCTTATGTCTCTTGGATAGACTtatcccttatagccaatgataGGTTTATAAATATGCTGCTAGGTCATATGTCAATAGAAGTTCTACGGGAAGAAGCATGTGACtgtttatttgaaattgtaaataaagGCATGGATCCTGTTGATAAAATGAAACTAGTAGAATCTTTGTGTCAAGTATTGCAGTCGGCTGGGTTTTTCAGCATTGAGCAGGAAGAAGATGTTGACTTCCTGGCCAGGTTTTCTAAACTAGTAAATGGAATGGGACAGTCATTGATAGTTAGCTGGACTAAATTAATTAAGAATGGTGATATCAAGAATGCTCAAGAGGCACTACAAGCAGTTGAAAACAAAGTAGCACTGCTGTTGCAGCTACTGATTCATGAGGATGATGACATCTCCTCCAACATTATTGGGTTTTGTTATGATTATCTTCATATTTTGAAACAGCTTACAGTACTCTCAGATCAGCAGAAAGCTAATGTAGAGGCAATCATGTTGGCCGTTATGAAAAAACTGACTTATGATGAAGAATATAACTTTGAAAATGAGGGTGAAGATGAGGCTATGTTTGTAGAATACAGAAAGCAGCTGAAATTATTGTTGGACAGGCTTGCTCAAGTCTCACCAGAATTATTGCTGGCTTCTGTTCGCAGAGTTTTCAGTTCAACGCTGCAGAATTGGCAGACTACACGGTTTATGGAAGTTGAAGTAGCAATAAGATTGCTGTATATGTTGGCAGAAGCTCTTCCAGTATCTCATGGTGCTCACTTCTCAGGTGATGTTTCAAAAGCTAGTGCTTTGCAGGATATGATGCGAACTTTGGTAACTTCAGGAGTTAGTTCCTATCAGCATACATCAGTAACTTTGGAGTTCTTCGAAACTGTTGTTAGATATGAAAAGTTTTTCACAGTTGAACCTCAACACATTCCATGTGTACTAATGGCTTTCTTAGATCACAGAGGTCTGCGACATTCTAGTGCAAAAGTACGGAGCAGAACTGCTTACTTATTTTCTAGATTTGTCAAATCtctcaataaacaaatgaatccTTTCATTGAGGATATTCTGAATAGAATACAAGACTTACTAGAGCTTTCACCACCTGAGAATGGTTACCGGTCCTTGTTGAGCAGTGATGAtcagttatttatttatgagACAGCTGGAGTGCTGATTGTTAATAGTGAATATCCAGCAGAAAGGAAGCAAGCATTAATGAGGAGTCTGTTGACACCACTAAtggaaaagtttaaaattctGTTGGAGAAACTGATGTTGGCACAAGATGAAGAAAGGCAGGCATCTCTGGCAGACTGCCTCAACCATGCTGTTGGATTTGCCAGTCGAACCAGCAAAGCTTTCAGCAACAAGCAAACTGTAAAACAATGTGGCTGTTCCGAAGTTTATCTGGACTGTTTACAGACATTCTTGCCAGCCCTCAGTTGTCCCTTACAAAAGGATATTCTCAGAAGTGGAGTTCGTACCTTCCTTCATCGCATGATTATATGCCTAGAGGAAGAAGTTCTTCCATACATCCCATCTGCCTCAGAGCATATGCTCAAAGATTGTGAAGCGAAAGACCTCCAAGAGTTCATTCCTCTTATCAACCAGATTACAGCCAAATTTAAGATACAGGTATCCCCATTTTTACAACAAATGTTTATGCCCCTCCTTCATGCAATTTTTGAAGTGTTGCTCCGTCCAGCAGAAGAAAATGACCAGTCTGCTGCTTTAGAAAAGCAAATGTTGCGGAGGAGTTACTTTGCTTTCCTGCAAACATTCACAGGGAGTGGAATGAGTGAAGTCATAGCAAATCAAGGTGCAGAGAATGTAGAACGGGTTTTGGTTACTGTCATCCAAGGAGCGGTTGAGTACCCAGATCCAATTGcacaaaaaacatgttttatcaTCCTCTCAAAGTTGGTGGAACTCTGGGGAGGTAAAGATGGACCAGTTGGatttgctgattttgtttataaGCACATTGTCCCTGCATGTTTCCTAGCACCTTTAAAGCAAACCTTTGACCTGGCAGATGCACAAACAGTATTGGCTTTATCTGAGTGTGCAGTGACACTGAAAACAATTCATCTCAAACGGGGCCCAGAATGTGTTCAGTATCTTCAGCAAGAATACCTGCCCTCCTTGCAAGTAGCTCCAGAAATACTTCAGGAGTTTTGTCAAGCACTTCAGCAGCCTGAtgctaaagtttttaaaaattacttaaaggTGTTCTTCCAGAGAGCAAAGCCCTAA